One Acetobacterium sp. KB-1 DNA segment encodes these proteins:
- a CDS encoding glycosyltransferase, which yields MNNRNGKNYMIFSKKKSRNIEDVLLAENGDRRLLSNVPDVEKIRSNVDRRGEKIFGDGNDIKRLSQGKKAGTRFKVDFEALLVCGKSGRKKQTIHCQVEDISSTGLSIILTEEDSKRIEEFEWYALKFEIIPGSMPEGYEMKVNIKAKMVRRRAAADNKIICGMEFNKTLSEYASKKKDRYSLVVASGLLLAVSIFIILMRAESVIYFKFNKALYLYSIIAAVFLLSRYLFGVMYKQVPINPEFTPGVTIIVPCFNEEEWIQRCILSCINQDYPADRIEVIIVDDCSNDQSVEKIKEIVEILYQEANRYQTRDRLKYLVQSENKGKRDALAWGAERAMHELLVFVDSDSFLDPFAIRNIVQPFQDPKMGGVAGRTDVANTYTNGLTKMQAVRYYISFRIMKAAEAYFDAVTCLSGPLSCYRKKIVLDNKEQWLNQTFFGQKATFGDDRSMTNFVLQNHRTSYQDSAVCSTIVPNRYNIFLKQQMRWKRSWLRESLIAGSFIWKKEPFMAVFFYMGLVVPIAAPIVVIYNLIYIPLVLRVFPTTFFVGLLMMALLMSLMQLFMRKSTTWVFGLLFCLYYEAILLWQMPIAWVTFWKSTWGTRMTPQDIEEQRKKDEQREKREAKRSTEDIADSQ from the coding sequence GTGAATAATCGAAATGGAAAAAATTACATGATTTTCTCAAAGAAAAAAAGTAGAAATATTGAAGATGTTTTATTAGCGGAGAACGGCGATCGAAGGTTACTCTCTAATGTACCTGATGTTGAAAAAATCAGATCGAACGTTGATCGACGGGGTGAAAAAATATTCGGAGATGGAAATGACATAAAACGATTATCTCAGGGAAAGAAGGCCGGAACACGTTTCAAGGTAGATTTTGAAGCACTGTTAGTTTGTGGTAAAAGTGGCCGAAAAAAACAAACAATTCATTGTCAAGTTGAAGATATTTCCTCTACGGGATTATCAATTATACTTACGGAAGAAGACAGTAAGCGGATTGAAGAATTTGAATGGTATGCTTTGAAATTCGAAATTATTCCGGGATCGATGCCAGAAGGCTATGAAATGAAAGTTAACATCAAGGCGAAGATGGTAAGGAGAAGGGCTGCTGCGGATAACAAAATTATCTGCGGCATGGAGTTTAATAAGACATTGAGTGAGTATGCCAGTAAAAAAAAGGATCGTTATTCTCTGGTTGTTGCGAGTGGGCTTCTGCTCGCGGTTTCAATTTTTATCATATTGATGCGTGCTGAAAGCGTAATATATTTCAAATTTAATAAAGCACTTTATTTATATAGTATTATCGCAGCAGTTTTTTTATTAAGCCGTTACCTTTTTGGGGTTATGTATAAACAGGTGCCTATTAATCCGGAATTCACACCGGGTGTCACAATTATAGTTCCGTGTTTTAATGAAGAAGAATGGATTCAACGATGTATTTTAAGTTGCATTAATCAGGATTATCCTGCGGATAGAATTGAGGTAATTATTGTTGATGATTGTTCAAATGATCAATCGGTTGAAAAGATTAAAGAAATAGTTGAAATCTTGTATCAGGAAGCGAATCGGTATCAAACCAGAGATAGATTAAAATATCTAGTTCAAAGTGAAAACAAAGGAAAGCGTGATGCTTTAGCTTGGGGTGCCGAGAGGGCCATGCATGAGTTGCTTGTATTTGTAGATTCAGACAGCTTTCTTGATCCGTTCGCAATTCGCAATATTGTGCAGCCGTTCCAGGACCCCAAAATGGGTGGTGTTGCAGGAAGAACAGATGTTGCAAACACCTATACAAACGGACTAACAAAAATGCAAGCGGTTCGATATTACATTTCTTTTCGGATTATGAAAGCAGCAGAAGCATATTTCGATGCTGTCACCTGTTTGTCCGGCCCACTTTCATGCTATCGAAAAAAAATCGTTTTGGATAATAAAGAACAATGGTTAAATCAAACATTTTTTGGACAAAAAGCGACTTTTGGGGATGATCGTAGTATGACAAATTTTGTGCTTCAAAATCATCGAACAAGTTATCAAGACAGTGCGGTATGTTCAACAATTGTACCAAATCGCTATAATATCTTTTTAAAGCAACAAATGCGTTGGAAACGCTCATGGCTGAGAGAGTCATTGATTGCAGGTTCTTTTATCTGGAAGAAGGAACCATTTATGGCGGTTTTTTTCTATATGGGGTTAGTTGTTCCTATTGCCGCCCCTATTGTCGTGATTTATAATCTTATTTATATCCCACTTGTTTTGCGAGTTTTTCCGACAACATTTTTCGTCGGATTACTAATGATGGCTTTACTAATGAGTTTGATGCAGTTGTTCATGAGAAAAAGTACAACGTGGGTGTTTGGTTTGTTGTTTTGTTTATATTATGAAGCAATTTTACTATGGCAAATGCCGATTGCCTGGGTTACTTTCTGGAAATCAACCTGGGGAACAAGAATGACCCCTCAAGATATTGAAGAACAAAGAAAAAAAGATGAACAAAGAGAAAAAAGAGAAGCAAAAAGATCAACAGAAGATATTGCTGATAGTCAATAA
- a CDS encoding glycoside hydrolase, with protein sequence MKNLVQNKNRRKVIRSIIQAIVLIGVSVLIINATFNLKKYADASQNSINGDHGFIAISYFGVDQTGDDTLISTKLLSQHLESLHKTGYVTISQQDVLDYYKNGKELPEKALFLIFEDGRRDTAIFAQEIMEKYNFKATMLTYADKFEKRDPKFLSPDDLIQMEKSTFWELGTNGYRLEYINVFDRYYNYLGQLDSLEFANVSYYLGRDYNHYLMDYLRDEYDIPTETYEEMSERVSNDYEKMANIYTKETGELPKLYILMHSNTGQFASNDKVSIINEKKIKELFDMNYNREGNACNSLDSSIYDLTRLQPQSYWSTNHLLMKIQNDTQQDIDYVSGNADKKSKWEIICGASEFLDEKIILTSLPERTGLMRLNNSENFRNIDVSMSLLGNVFGVQKVYLRADDDLASALSVEITNDQLILKEKSNDAETILADIKLKGIDGTEIQSIEEDKKNAEIEALKTKIQYASSVNEATAVTELLNRKLQEEARTVEDGSMAYEPMIDIRENGKRQLDISIYEDTLSVKVDNKLVVDKIKIDNSANGAFYLESAWGGYGYSQRNLTDDVYDGVFDKIMITENGSVFGAENGTIIFETNMHGAELWLSEIKKAWSSIINWFIKTL encoded by the coding sequence ATGAAAAATTTAGTTCAAAATAAGAATAGAAGAAAAGTTATCAGAAGTATCATACAAGCTATTGTCTTAATTGGGGTTTCTGTCTTGATCATCAACGCGACCTTTAATTTAAAAAAGTATGCGGATGCTTCACAAAATAGCATTAATGGAGATCACGGCTTTATTGCGATTTCCTACTTTGGTGTTGATCAAACTGGTGATGATACGTTAATTAGTACAAAGTTGTTAAGTCAGCATCTGGAATCGTTGCATAAAACAGGTTACGTGACGATTAGTCAACAGGATGTGTTGGATTACTACAAAAATGGCAAAGAATTGCCGGAGAAAGCTCTGTTTCTGATTTTTGAAGATGGACGACGTGATACTGCAATTTTTGCTCAGGAAATTATGGAAAAGTATAATTTTAAAGCAACAATGCTTACCTATGCCGACAAATTCGAAAAAAGAGATCCTAAATTTCTATCACCGGATGATCTAATTCAAATGGAAAAAAGTACATTTTGGGAACTTGGAACAAATGGCTACCGATTGGAATATATCAATGTTTTTGACCGCTACTATAACTATCTAGGTCAATTAGATTCCTTGGAGTTTGCAAACGTATCATACTATTTAGGACGGGATTACAATCATTATTTAATGGATTATTTAAGAGATGAATATGATATACCAACGGAAACTTATGAAGAAATGTCGGAAAGAGTAAGTAATGATTACGAAAAAATGGCAAATATTTATACTAAAGAAACAGGTGAGTTACCTAAGTTATACATTCTAATGCATTCTAACACAGGACAATTTGCATCAAATGACAAGGTTAGTATAATTAATGAGAAAAAGATTAAAGAGTTGTTCGATATGAATTACAATCGTGAGGGTAATGCCTGCAACAGTTTAGATTCTTCGATTTATGATTTAACTCGTTTGCAACCGCAATCTTATTGGTCAACAAATCATCTTTTAATGAAAATACAAAATGATACGCAGCAAGACATTGACTATGTTTCAGGAAATGCCGATAAAAAATCGAAATGGGAAATAATTTGTGGTGCAAGTGAATTTTTAGATGAAAAAATTATATTGACCTCACTTCCTGAACGAACCGGACTGATGCGCTTGAATAATAGTGAGAATTTTAGAAACATTGACGTATCAATGAGTTTACTCGGGAATGTATTTGGTGTTCAAAAAGTATATCTCAGAGCGGATGATGACTTGGCGTCGGCATTATCGGTAGAGATAACAAATGATCAACTCATTCTCAAAGAAAAATCGAATGATGCAGAGACCATTTTAGCAGACATTAAACTAAAAGGTATTGACGGGACTGAAATCCAATCGATTGAAGAAGATAAAAAGAACGCTGAAATTGAAGCCTTAAAAACAAAAATTCAATATGCTTCAAGTGTAAATGAAGCCACAGCTGTTACGGAACTGTTGAATCGGAAATTGCAGGAGGAAGCACGTACGGTAGAAGACGGTTCTATGGCTTACGAACCGATGATAGATATTAGAGAAAATGGAAAACGACAGCTGGATATTTCAATTTATGAAGATACACTGTCCGTAAAAGTTGATAATAAGCTGGTTGTTGATAAAATAAAGATTGACAACTCTGCAAATGGAGCCTTTTATCTCGAGTCAGCTTGGGGTGGGTATGGATATAGCCAACGAAACTTAACAGATGATGTATACGATGGCGTTTTTGATAAAATTATGATTACTGAGAATGGTTCTGTTTTCGGTGCGGAGAATGGAACAATTATTTTTGAAACTAATATGCATGGAGCAGAATTATGGCTATCCGAAATCAAAAAAGCATGGAGCAGCATTATAAACTGGTTTATAAAAACGCTTTAA
- a CDS encoding glycosyl hydrolase family 18 protein has product MKKKLSIGIAFIIVISFFLISCSKSEEVSVIMQKEPELIKEEKEGSDLLAWMVYWDAENGKNELLNSKGINKVCYFAAYFNESNQLILPDEIDELKKKINLDKNQNELIEYLTIVNDKVLSNGKSSLKDQNLLEELLKNETTRNQHIDDIISLAKANGYEGLEIDYERIRKNYDLWALFIDFIIELNARCENEGLKLRIVLEPTTPFDKAEFPEGPEYVMMCYNLHGTHNDPGPKADFEFIENLIKDMKTIQGDKNFALATGGFDWSSDGKVTALTEEQAFSLLNESGSNVQRDAGSGSLNYKYSDKSDILHEVWFADDITLNGWIKTIEENGTFGISIWRLGGNVNISTIV; this is encoded by the coding sequence GTGAAAAAAAAACTAAGTATTGGTATTGCATTTATTATCGTGATATCGTTTTTTCTTATATCTTGTAGTAAGAGTGAGGAAGTATCGGTTATTATGCAAAAAGAGCCGGAATTAATTAAGGAAGAAAAAGAAGGAAGTGATCTTTTAGCCTGGATGGTGTATTGGGATGCAGAAAATGGAAAAAATGAACTGCTCAATTCTAAGGGAATTAACAAAGTTTGTTATTTTGCAGCATATTTTAATGAATCAAATCAATTGATACTTCCAGACGAAATTGACGAATTGAAAAAAAAAATCAACCTGGATAAAAATCAAAATGAATTAATAGAATACCTGACGATTGTTAATGATAAAGTCTTGTCAAATGGGAAATCGTCATTGAAAGATCAGAATCTTTTAGAAGAACTGCTAAAAAATGAAACAACGAGAAATCAGCATATAGATGATATTATAAGCCTGGCTAAAGCAAATGGATATGAAGGTTTAGAAATTGATTACGAAAGAATTAGAAAGAATTATGACTTATGGGCACTTTTCATTGACTTTATAATAGAATTGAATGCACGATGTGAAAATGAAGGTTTAAAATTGAGGATAGTATTAGAACCAACTACTCCGTTTGATAAAGCTGAATTTCCCGAAGGCCCTGAATATGTAATGATGTGCTACAACTTACATGGGACTCACAATGACCCTGGACCTAAAGCAGATTTTGAATTTATCGAAAACCTGATTAAAGACATGAAAACTATCCAAGGTGATAAGAATTTTGCTTTGGCAACAGGCGGCTTTGACTGGAGTTCAGATGGGAAAGTTACAGCATTGACTGAAGAGCAAGCATTTAGCTTACTTAATGAATCCGGATCAAATGTCCAAAGAGATGCTGGTAGTGGTAGTTTGAATTATAAATATTCAGATAAAAGTGATATCCTGCATGAAGTATGGTTTGCAGATGATATAACGCTAAATGGCTGGATAAAAACAATCGAGGAGAACGGAACTTTTGGAATATCAATTTGGCGACTGGGAGGAAATGTTAATATATCAACAATAGTGTAA
- the aspS gene encoding aspartate--tRNA ligase, giving the protein MNTYYRNTMCGELTASDIDQVVELAGWADNRRNLGGVLFIDLRDRSGKIQLVVNEERPEAFAIAEKVRNEYVLSVKGKVVLRSPENVNKNIPTGEIEVEIMELKILDSSETPPIYIEDNDQTNEAVRLKYRYLDLRKPKYQKILRTRHQAAAIARNFLNEKGFLEVETPILAKPTPEGARDFLVPSRVQKGKFFGLPQSPQLYKQILMISGVDRYYQIAKCFRDEDLRQDRQPEFTQIDMEMSFIDKDDIIAINEGMIAKIMKEVKGVEVQTPMLRMTYQEAMDQYGSDKPDTRFDLKLIDLSEIVENSEFKVFSGAVKKGGSVRAINAKGAQDKLSKKGIKGLENFAKIYKAKGLAWIDVSEGEMKSPILKFISDEEKAAIFAKTDAKPGDLVFIIADTNEIVCNALGQLRLELARKLEFDLSDQYNFLWVTDFPLLEYDPEAGRYTAKHHPFTMPLEEDLQYLEIDLLKVRADAYDMVVNGIELGGGSIRIHNQDIQEKVFKALGFTQESAWEQFGFLLEALKYGTPPHGGLAFGLDRLVMLLTDNDNIRDVIAFPKTQNHGCLMMDAPASASLDQLIDLGISVDEL; this is encoded by the coding sequence ATGAATACTTATTATAGAAATACCATGTGTGGCGAGTTAACGGCAAGTGATATCGATCAAGTTGTTGAACTGGCTGGCTGGGCAGATAATCGCCGAAATCTCGGCGGGGTACTGTTTATTGATTTAAGAGACCGGTCTGGAAAGATTCAACTGGTTGTTAACGAAGAACGACCAGAAGCCTTTGCGATTGCCGAAAAGGTCAGAAATGAATATGTCTTGTCGGTCAAAGGCAAGGTAGTCTTGCGAAGCCCGGAAAATGTCAACAAAAATATCCCGACCGGTGAAATTGAAGTCGAAATTATGGAGTTGAAAATTCTGGATTCATCAGAAACACCACCGATTTATATCGAAGACAACGATCAGACGAATGAAGCTGTGCGACTTAAATATCGTTACCTTGATCTGAGAAAACCCAAATACCAGAAAATACTAAGAACGCGACATCAGGCGGCTGCCATTGCCAGAAATTTTTTAAATGAAAAAGGTTTTCTGGAAGTCGAAACACCAATACTGGCCAAACCGACACCTGAGGGAGCCAGAGATTTTCTGGTGCCATCGCGGGTACAAAAAGGAAAATTTTTTGGTTTGCCTCAGTCACCTCAACTTTATAAACAAATTTTAATGATTTCCGGAGTTGACCGTTATTATCAAATTGCAAAATGCTTTCGTGACGAAGATTTAAGACAGGACCGTCAGCCGGAGTTTACTCAAATTGATATGGAAATGTCCTTTATTGATAAAGATGATATCATTGCGATTAACGAAGGCATGATTGCTAAAATCATGAAGGAAGTAAAAGGGGTAGAGGTCCAAACACCAATGTTGAGGATGACTTATCAGGAAGCCATGGATCAATATGGTTCAGATAAACCGGACACCCGATTTGACTTAAAACTGATTGATTTATCTGAAATCGTGGAAAACTCGGAATTTAAAGTTTTTTCCGGCGCAGTTAAAAAAGGCGGCAGTGTTCGTGCTATTAATGCAAAAGGCGCCCAGGATAAATTGAGCAAAAAGGGCATTAAAGGACTGGAAAATTTTGCAAAGATTTATAAGGCCAAAGGCCTGGCCTGGATTGATGTATCTGAAGGCGAGATGAAATCACCAATTCTGAAATTCATTTCAGACGAAGAAAAAGCAGCGATTTTTGCGAAAACCGATGCCAAACCGGGGGATTTAGTTTTCATTATTGCCGATACCAATGAAATAGTCTGTAATGCCTTAGGCCAACTAAGACTGGAACTGGCGCGTAAATTGGAATTTGATTTAAGCGATCAATATAATTTTCTCTGGGTAACTGATTTTCCGCTGCTCGAATACGATCCGGAAGCTGGCCGCTACACAGCGAAACATCATCCCTTTACCATGCCTTTAGAAGAAGACTTGCAGTATTTGGAAATAGATCTCTTGAAAGTTCGGGCAGATGCCTACGATATGGTTGTGAATGGGATTGAACTGGGCGGTGGAAGCATCCGTATTCATAATCAGGATATTCAGGAAAAAGTGTTTAAAGCCCTTGGCTTTACCCAGGAATCGGCATGGGAGCAATTTGGATTTTTGCTTGAGGCGCTTAAATATGGGACACCGCCTCATGGTGGTTTAGCTTTCGGGTTGGATCGTCTGGTGATGCTGCTTACTGACAATGATAACATCCGCGACGTCATCGCTTTTCCAAAAACTCAAAATCATGGTTGCCTGATGATGGATGCGCCAGCTAGTGCGAGTCTTGATCAACTCATTGATTTGGGTATCAGTGTGGATGAATTGTAA
- a CDS encoding SoxR reducing system RseC family protein: MKEIGTVKTLRGSTAEVEIKRNSACGDCGACHVSKDQSVMLTTAKNPIHAKSGETVEVEMQFANVFVAAFIMYGIPLLAFILGSGGAYYLVGSLNLGWDQVLTSFFTGICLTAVAYLVIRQIDRQGRFSSKYQPVIIAVVEKVDTVSTPLEKRMGN, translated from the coding sequence ATGAAAGAAATAGGGACCGTAAAAACGCTTCGGGGTAGCACGGCTGAAGTTGAGATTAAACGCAATTCGGCTTGTGGTGATTGCGGAGCCTGTCATGTCAGTAAAGATCAATCGGTTATGCTGACAACAGCCAAAAACCCAATCCATGCAAAAAGCGGTGAAACCGTTGAGGTTGAGATGCAATTTGCCAATGTTTTTGTGGCGGCATTTATTATGTATGGAATACCGCTACTTGCTTTTATTTTGGGGAGTGGTGGCGCGTATTATTTGGTGGGCAGTTTAAATCTTGGATGGGATCAAGTCCTGACTTCATTTTTTACTGGCATTTGTCTGACGGCTGTTGCTTATCTGGTGATTCGACAGATTGATCGACAGGGACGATTCAGCAGTAAATATCAGCCGGTGATTATCGCTGTTGTTGAAAAAGTTGACACTGTTTCCACACCCCTGGAAAAGCGGATGGGAAATTAA
- a CDS encoding YggS family pyridoxal phosphate-dependent enzyme — protein MISENIKQIQSEIPDHVTLVAVSKYQSIEDTMAVLDAGIHDLGESRVQDFLKKYEVIGDRSRWHFIGHLQKNKVKYLIGKTFLIHSVDSIELVNVIEKESKKQGIVTDVLLQLNLAREDSKSGILAENLNAVLEVIPSCQFVRVKGLMAMGPLTQNNEKIREIFMELKRIYDRIKEESWGEVIKMNYLSMGMTDDYTIAIEEGSNMIRVGRKIFS, from the coding sequence GTGATTTCAGAAAATATTAAACAAATACAATCAGAGATACCGGATCATGTTACCCTTGTGGCTGTTTCCAAATATCAAAGTATCGAAGATACCATGGCGGTACTGGATGCGGGTATCCATGACCTTGGTGAAAGCAGGGTTCAGGATTTCCTCAAAAAATATGAGGTTATTGGGGATCGTTCGCGATGGCATTTCATTGGTCATTTGCAAAAAAATAAGGTAAAGTATCTGATTGGAAAAACATTTTTGATCCATTCAGTTGATTCAATTGAATTAGTGAATGTAATCGAAAAGGAAAGTAAAAAGCAGGGCATTGTTACGGACGTTTTGCTCCAATTAAATTTGGCTCGGGAAGACAGTAAGTCAGGAATTCTTGCTGAAAATCTAAATGCGGTATTAGAAGTGATACCCAGTTGTCAGTTTGTCAGAGTCAAAGGACTGATGGCAATGGGACCATTAACCCAAAATAATGAAAAAATTCGTGAGATTTTTATGGAATTAAAACGAATTTATGATAGAATAAAAGAGGAATCTTGGGGTGAGGTAATTAAAATGAATTACCTATCCATGGGAATGACTGATGATTATACCATTGCAATAGAAGAAGGCTCCAATATGATACGAGTTGGACGCAAAATATTTAGTTAG
- a CDS encoding cell division protein SepF, translating into MAAEKFKDKIIKVFGMEVDNEDGYDEIYEEDVYDDDTDDSKSAFSAPKAKKTIPSRRNELSLDDGPEVLVLEPEVFKDAPSICNKIRNNKTVVLNLKNTDYENGRKIFDFLSGALFALDGSINKIADNVFILAPKAVAVLTNPQQDDLDFNAPILEWDEDME; encoded by the coding sequence ATGGCAGCAGAAAAATTTAAGGATAAAATTATTAAGGTTTTTGGCATGGAAGTGGATAATGAGGATGGATATGACGAAATTTATGAGGAAGATGTTTACGATGATGACACCGATGATTCGAAAAGTGCCTTCAGTGCGCCAAAGGCAAAAAAGACGATTCCTTCAAGACGAAATGAATTATCCCTTGACGATGGGCCAGAAGTTTTAGTATTAGAGCCTGAGGTTTTTAAAGATGCTCCAAGTATTTGTAATAAGATTCGCAACAATAAGACTGTGGTACTGAATTTAAAAAATACCGATTATGAAAACGGACGAAAAATATTTGATTTTTTAAGTGGGGCTTTATTTGCATTAGATGGATCGATCAATAAAATAGCCGATAATGTATTCATTTTAGCGCCTAAAGCTGTCGCTGTTTTGACCAATCCTCAGCAAGATGATTTGGATTTCAATGCCCCTATTTTAGAGTGGGATGAGGATATGGAATAG
- a CDS encoding YggT family protein, with translation MIQGILIQAGYLLLRLVTFLIIINIVFSWIRPNPDNIVVKTIYGLTEPILSPLRRFAVIGSLDLSAFAAILILQMVLFPLYKMLIMLIF, from the coding sequence ATGATTCAGGGGATTCTCATTCAGGCGGGTTACTTATTATTAAGATTGGTAACATTTCTAATTATTATTAACATTGTTTTTAGTTGGATAAGACCAAATCCGGATAATATTGTCGTTAAGACGATTTATGGTTTAACCGAACCTATTTTATCACCGTTGCGACGATTTGCAGTCATCGGCTCATTGGATTTGTCGGCGTTTGCAGCAATACTAATCTTGCAAATGGTGTTGTTTCCGCTTTATAAAATGTTGATTATGCTTATATTTTAA
- a CDS encoding RNA-binding protein — protein MTEKKDVFLLSRIIDACEKNFEPRFFDFYDEVFQKKIEDTIKKSGVPYLFFGGHPDAERKMLCIYPDYVCSDDLEWPIFAIAFNKTIPLDHRNVLGELMHLGITRESIGDIDVGEEKVQIIAHQRLRDFLWINFNQVKGREIKKEIKDYQQIQSVEKNFKRISVVVASNRLDGIINKIWGFSRQNSLVFIKQGKVRVNYTEISKNDFRLNPGDVLSLRGKGKAKIISMDERTKKGNIRLEVDRYI, from the coding sequence ATGACCGAAAAAAAAGATGTTTTTTTATTATCACGCATCATTGATGCCTGTGAGAAAAATTTCGAACCCCGATTCTTTGATTTTTATGATGAAGTTTTTCAAAAGAAAATTGAGGACACCATTAAAAAAAGTGGTGTCCCTTATCTATTTTTTGGAGGACATCCGGATGCTGAACGAAAAATGCTCTGTATCTATCCGGATTATGTATGCTCAGATGACCTAGAATGGCCAATTTTTGCCATTGCGTTTAATAAAACAATCCCTTTAGATCATCGTAATGTGCTCGGGGAACTCATGCATCTGGGAATAACCCGTGAGAGCATTGGTGATATCGATGTCGGCGAGGAGAAGGTGCAGATCATTGCGCATCAACGACTACGGGATTTTTTATGGATTAATTTCAATCAGGTAAAAGGTAGAGAAATAAAAAAAGAGATTAAAGATTATCAGCAGATCCAGAGCGTTGAAAAGAACTTCAAGCGGATCTCGGTGGTTGTGGCTTCGAACCGACTTGATGGGATTATTAATAAAATATGGGGGTTTTCCAGACAGAACAGTCTTGTTTTTATTAAGCAGGGTAAGGTGCGGGTGAATTATACAGAGATTAGTAAAAATGATTTTCGACTGAACCCCGGCGATGTTCTTTCACTACGCGGCAAAGGTAAGGCGAAAATAATCAGTATGGATGAGCGAACTAAAAAAGGAAATATTCGTTTAGAAGTGGATCGATACATATGA
- a CDS encoding RluA family pseudouridine synthase, with protein sequence MTKQRIEYCVPEETEQRLDHFCCALPGDYSREYIKRLITAGDVLVNGEKKKASYHVKSGENITLTIPDPVPCHMQAQDIPLDIIYEDDDVIIVNKPQGMVVHPAPGNSSGTLVNGLLFHTKNLSNINGVMRPGIIHRIDKDTSGLLMIAKNDVAHHSLSEQLKAHSILRRYYGLVKGSVKPHRGTVDMPIGRHQQLRIKMAVVEKNSKSAITHFEVVKRYAQYTLLRFQLETGRTHQIRVHMEKIGHPLVGDPLYGKGDKNNPFKTEGQCLHAHTLGFTHPRTGERLVFRTPLPEAFKLVLKNLK encoded by the coding sequence ATGACTAAACAGCGAATTGAATATTGCGTACCAGAAGAGACAGAGCAGCGACTGGATCATTTTTGCTGCGCGCTGCCAGGAGATTATTCAAGAGAATATATTAAGCGATTGATCACGGCTGGAGATGTCTTGGTTAATGGAGAGAAAAAGAAAGCAAGTTATCATGTTAAATCAGGAGAAAACATCACCTTAACGATTCCAGATCCGGTCCCATGTCATATGCAAGCTCAAGACATACCACTTGACATCATCTATGAAGATGACGATGTGATCATTGTTAATAAGCCCCAGGGAATGGTCGTTCACCCTGCTCCCGGAAACAGCAGTGGAACCCTTGTTAACGGATTGCTTTTTCACACCAAGAACTTATCGAATATTAACGGGGTAATGCGACCGGGGATTATTCACCGGATTGATAAGGATACCTCTGGCTTATTGATGATCGCAAAAAATGATGTAGCACACCACAGCTTATCAGAGCAGCTTAAGGCGCATAGTATCCTCAGACGCTATTACGGTCTGGTAAAAGGAAGTGTTAAGCCCCATCGCGGTACGGTGGACATGCCCATTGGCAGACATCAACAGCTCAGAATAAAAATGGCGGTGGTGGAAAAAAACTCAAAATCAGCGATTACGCATTTTGAAGTTGTTAAGCGGTATGCCCAGTATACCCTCCTGCGTTTTCAGCTGGAAACCGGCCGGACGCATCAAATCCGAGTACACATGGAAAAAATCGGCCATCCGTTGGTAGGAGATCCATTGTACGGGAAGGGAGACAAGAACAACCCCTTTAAGACGGAAGGTCAATGTCTCCATGCTCATACTCTGGGTTTTACACATCCTCGAACGGGTGAACGTTTAGTTTTTAGAACACCGCTTCCAGAAGCGTTTAAATTGGTATTAAAGAATCTAAAATAA